The genomic DNA CTCTTGGCTCCGTTTTATTTCACGTGGTCTGCTCTTTGGGTTACGTTTCTGTTTTACACCATCGGTGGTCTTGGTATCACGGTGTCTTATCACCGTAACTTGGCTCACCGCAGTTTCAAAGTCCCTAAATGGCTTGAGTATCTCTTAGCCTATTGTGCCCTTCTCGCTATTCAGGTTCTTAACCctatcttctttgttttttttcttgtataaacCATATTAGTAGATCTTGAGATCTTAACTACTACCCCATTAAttgtactttatttttttacagatctaaaaactttttttatttatttttaaatatgctttttaatagggagatccGATTGATTGGGTGAGTACTCATCGATACCATCATCAGTTTACTGATTCAGAACGTGATCCTCATAGTCCCAAGGAAGGTTTTTGGTTTAGCCATCTTCTATGGATCTATGACTCTGCCTACCTTGTTTCAAaggtgatttttttaatttatttatttttgtaaatagtgtatttttttgttgttttcctctgtataaccaaaatattaattaattaaaaataaacagtgTGGAAAAAGAGCAAATGTGGAGGATTTGAAGAGGCAGTGGTTTTATAGGTTTCTTCAAAAAACTGTGATGTTTCACATTTTAGGATTGGGTTGCATTCTCTTCTATCTTGGTGGCATGTCCTTCGTTACTTGGGGAATGGTAAATTGAagaatctctctatatatatatatacgcttttttatatatatatccataaaaaACGTATGTTATAAATTGTATAGAATCAAATTGTAATTAATGGATGTGGTTGGtgtgattcttcttctgctcaTCAGGGGGTTGGAGCAGCATTGGAAGTGCACGTGACTTGCCTCATAAATTCACTCTGCCATATTTGGGGCACTCGGACATGGAAGACCAATGACACTTCGCGCAATGTTTGGTATGTGTGaatgaataaatattaatcCTATAACATTTTTGGTGTATacttgaaaatttgaaatagtAGAATATCTTCTATGACATTTTCCCAAAATACAAGAGTACACATGAACCAGAGACAGCtcatgttccaaaaaaaaaactcaataatgtaaaatcttattattttgttttgttttgtttcttgaaggTGGTTATCGGTATTTTCATTCGGAGAGAGCTGGCACAACAATCATCATGCCTTTGAGTCGTCAGCTAGACAAGGACTTGAATGGTGGCAAATTGACATTTCTTGGTACATTGTTCGGTTTCTTGAAATTATCGGTTTAGCCACCGATGTGAAAGTACCAACAGAGGCTCAACGACGTCGTATGGCTATTGTTCGTTGATAAAACTTGCGGGAGcgcaaacaaaaaagaaaaagaaaagggatcTATTTCGATGTAACTAGAATCATTTCTAATCCTAAAAGagttattgtttttctttttgaagttttggGTTAAAGCAAAGAACGTTTCCGATGTTTTTTGGGTGTTGGACCAAGTTGATTAAGATATTTGTCGTAATTGGtacttataaaatcttttttttttatatagtggGGGGGGCAATTAATTCGTTAATTACGGTCTCTCTTAATCTATGTGAGAGACaactattttaatatacttTACTCGAGAAAAATATCTAATCGTCGTTTACGAAAGAGGCAAAGCAAAAAAGGACACAAGACTTTGTTCAAAAAGGGTGATATATTGGTTGTTGAAGTTTATAGccatataaaattgtttcgttctttttaaataataaatccatgTGACTATTTTCAGAATTTACAATgaaaaaagaattacaaaagcaaaaaaaaatgcaagagaCAGACTTTTTCAATGGGGGAATATATTGGTTTATGTGAATGTACATTGgctttttgttatataaaatcCAAAGTTTGATGTAGAGTGTAGTAGTAACGTATATATCAATATTATCACCTTTGGCTCTTTGCTTTAACATTGAAGTCGgcactatttttttatatacaatatacacCTTTCTTAACTGTTGGGTTTTCAGTTTAAAGAAATGGTACACAAATTTTGTAGGCTACTTAGAGCATCATTACTAAggattcaaaaatataaaacataatttttttctctctctcatttctttttccctttcttactgactgtttttctcttctctctcccctGCTTTGGAGATAAAACATGCGATTTCTTGAGAAATCAGAGAAATCAATAAATTCACGTCGAATCCATTGAATTTTCCGGCGTACAATGGTTATTTGTTGCTCAGTCGGAAGCGATACGACGGTTCGGTTCTCACGACAATCGACGGCGGAGATTAGTTTGATGTTATCTTCGCCCAAACGACGACGGCGGTGTAACCGTGAGATACAAAGATTCGTGTTCTCAATTCCAATTTATTGATGGGATTATTCTGATGTTAGGGTTTCAGATTGTTctcaaaatatgtttaatattctgaTGTTAAATTGATTATGAGATTAGTTTAATGTTCAATTGATTAAGAGATTAGTTTGATGGTGTGTTGATTTGGAGTTTGGTTTGGAGGGTTTATGGTTGTAATCggtttattgtattttttgttgtgATTAGTCTCTTGTTGTTATTAAGAGTAaaatgttttttgtgttttgtttgtataaGTAATTGTGTGATTACTATTGAtataaatgtcatgttttgtgcGAGGTgaaatggatttgattttggagTGATAATCATGAAGTGGTGACAGCGGGTTGGATTCTCTTATTTTAAAAGGTATGGTACTCTACCTTTCACATGTTGTTGATAGATATTGTTTGTGGTTGTGTGTTGGGATGAATTATTAGATTTGAGATGAGGTTGAGTGTTATGTTTGCTTTGtgttttgtataaattattGTGTGAAAAGGTATGGTCTTATAGCTTTCATAAGTCATGAACCGTTTGTTGTTGTCTTATTTGATCAAGTGTTTGAGTGTGAGTTTgggtttgagtttgagtttcaTGAAGTGTTATAGTGTTATGTTTGCTTTGtgtttagtttaaattattgaGTTTAAAATTCCGAGAGTGTTCTTGTCTTATCTCATCAAGTGTTTGAGTGTGAGTTTGTAATTTAATTGGTTGTGTCTTTAGGTAAGATTAGGTACTTGTCGAATCAGTAATTGATGAATGCTTCAACATCAAACTTATTGTTTGATGTTATAGGGTTTGTAAGTTGTTTTAATGTGATAaatgtgtggttgttgtagtGTAAGTAAAAACTTAATGTTGAAAACCTAAACCCACttgttttaaaagtaaactTCAGTGTAAACTTAAAAGTAcaactaaaagtaaaacctAACCAGCTAACATTGAGCTCAATATTAACCCTCAATGTTAAGCAATAACAAAAACCATTAACTTCTTCTCTACAAACCCTTTTCGTTTTACATCTGCTTTCACTAACACCCGAAATGGATCCAAGAAACCTTAATAGCATTCCACAACAAACATGTTTTGTTGATCTTATGAATTCTCAAAACGATTCCATCGGTTCAGATAATCCGATTCTTACAAATACATCCTCTTCTCAGCCTGTCCATTTGAACTCTAccttctcttctcagcctgtcCACTTTACCTCCAccttctcttctcagcctgtcCATTTTAACTTTAACTTCTCTTCTCAGCCACTTCACTTTAGCCCGGCACAAGAGTCTGAGGACTGTATCGAGTTAACAGTTGATGAGAATGAAGCAGACGGAGGAAGAGGAAGTAGAAAGCGGTGGAGTGCAGAAGAGGATATCAACCTGATAAGCGCTTGGTTGAATACAAGCAAGGATCCAGTTGTAAGTAATGAGCAGCGGCTTCAAAGTTTCTGGAAGAGGGTTGCTGACTACTACAAAGCAAATGATGGCTCATCTGGTTCAATAGCAAGAGGGCCTTCACAATGTAAGGCTAGGTGGAACAAGATTAACCACGTAGTCAATAAGTTTGTGGGGTGTTATGCACAAGCGAGTTCAAAGAGAAAGAgtggagaatcagaagatgatgtaTTGAGATTGGCATATGAGTTTTTTAAGAACGACATGGAGAAGCCATTTCTGCTAGAACATTGTTGGAGGGAATTGAAGCATGATCAGAAATGGCTCACGGAGGAGTGTAACCATAAGCGGACTAAACTCGCTTCAGATGGAGCAGGAGCATACTCACCCGGAGAGTGCAAGGATGGATCCGAGATGAGACCTCCGGGGGTTAAAGCTGCtaagaaaaaagggaagaaaccgGTTGTTAGTATTGATGTAGAGGATGGGTCTGTGgtaagaaaaatttaattgttttctattttatgtaatttaaaaaaatttaataattgttttgtcattttatataattaaagtttgataattaataaatacaaattaaaaaatattatttaaatgtttgagCAACTTTATTTTGGATTCTCTAGTAATAGagtgattttgcttaagtttATCTTAGAAttactttatttaatttagtattaattatatacttaattaatataaaaataactatAGTGGTTACTCCACTAATGGTGGTCTTAGATTTTCTTGAAATtaggaaaatataatttacttttggATTTTATTCTTGGCGAatagtatttttcttctttgattagGGTGGTGGTCCTAGGCAACTAAAGAAAAGTGTTATTCTATATTCTTGAATTGAATTGGAAAATTCGAATTCGAAAAGTAGGGTTAggttattttcctttttgcttcttTAAAGCTATTGTAGTTATTAGTGACAATAAAGCTATTGTAGTTATTAGGCCTCGACATAAAAATTGTACCCGAATACTCAAcccggaacccgacccgaaaaaccgggttcgggttggaTATGAGTTTGTCTATAAAATCTTATTggattctattttctaatacctgtgggttcgggttagggtcgggtaatagccggtacccgtttgggtacccattaaacccgaacatataaacatatttataatatttatcattaatataatgcaattaccccaaaattatgattataattttgaatatttcatttagttttatacctaaatatcaaaaataatcaaaatatctaaaatattttgttatgtaagtcaaaatttaactatatttttttgggtacccagtagttcgggtactaatcgggttttaaaatttgtaacccaaaccgaaccgaacccgatagtatccaaaccgaaccgaacccatatatctaaaactATCCAAtgagttctatttttctaaacccgtttatccGAACCCGAATGTGTaatacccgaatgcccagccctagtagttatttacttattagtGACAATGACTAAAGTTGAGGCTCTCCTAAACGATCAAATCCTACTACTATTATACCTAATCAAAACATCGTCAACTCTATCAACCAGGTGAAATAAGTGACCTCTTCTTTTGGCTAAGCCAAATCAAATCTTAGCTGTTAGTTTGTTTCGTTTTTAGGTGTGGTTTACTGCAGATTAGGGGAGATGTAGTTGCGACTTACGACGATTACAATGAACAATGCTATTattatcaaattatttgaatactaaatatatatatatatatatatatatatattaactccAAGCCACGATTGTAAGTAACAAGTTCGGTAACTACTTCAATCCAACCAAAATCTAACAGCAACATAATTTTGTGTGTAGGAAAATTAGAAGTTTTAtggaaaagttaaaacaaaaaaaaaacgaaactcttttcttttgtttttgtatgttataAAAGAAAGTCCAAGTCACTGGGTGCACACATCTTATTTGTGGACTAAACAGAAGCAAACCAAAGGTTTACCTCAGAAATAAGCCTAAGCTTTGAAATCATCCTTTGCTTGTCGGATGATCCCTAAAGCTTCTGCTTCATCTGCTGTCTCTGGGATGCGTAAAGCCCGTCTAATATCTGTATTCGAACTGCGGAGGAACGGGTTACAAGCTTTCTCCATCTTCAGTGTTGTTGGAATCTGAGGTTTGGcggaaaaaacaaagaatca from Camelina sativa cultivar DH55 chromosome 7, Cs, whole genome shotgun sequence includes the following:
- the LOC104700329 gene encoding delta-9 acyl-lipid desaturase 2 isoform X1, encoding MSVTSTVEENHRKNPSSSPVEEEKKKRRWVFWDRRWRRLDYVKFSASFIVHSLALLAPFYFTWSALWVTFLFYTIGGLGITVSYHRNLAHRSFKVPKWLEYLLAYCALLAIQGDPIDWVSTHRYHHQFTDSERDPHSPKEGFWFSHLLWIYDSAYLVSKCGKRANVEDLKRQWFYRFLQKTVMFHILGLGCILFYLGGMSFVTWGMGVGAALEVHVTCLINSLCHIWGTRTWKTNDTSRNVWWLSVFSFGESWHNNHHAFESSARQGLEWWQIDISWYIVRFLEIIGLATDVKVPTEAQRRRMAIVR
- the LOC104704318 gene encoding glutathione S-transferase T3-like, with the protein product MDPRNLNSIPQQTCFVDLMNSQNDSIGSDNPILTNTSSSQPVHLNSTFSSQPVHFTSTFSSQPVHFNFNFSSQPLHFSPAQESEDCIELTVDENEADGGRGSRKRWSAEEDINLISAWLNTSKDPVVSNEQRLQSFWKRVADYYKANDGSSGSIARGPSQCKARWNKINHVVNKFVGCYAQASSKRKSGESEDDVLRLAYEFFKNDMEKPFLLEHCWRELKHDQKWLTEECNHKRTKLASDGAGAYSPGECKDGSEMRPPGVKAAKKKGKKPVVSIDVEDGSVVRKI
- the LOC104700329 gene encoding delta-9 acyl-lipid desaturase 2 isoform X2, producing MSVTSTVEENHRKNPSSSPVEEKKKRRWVFWDRRWRRLDYVKFSASFIVHSLALLAPFYFTWSALWVTFLFYTIGGLGITVSYHRNLAHRSFKVPKWLEYLLAYCALLAIQGDPIDWVSTHRYHHQFTDSERDPHSPKEGFWFSHLLWIYDSAYLVSKCGKRANVEDLKRQWFYRFLQKTVMFHILGLGCILFYLGGMSFVTWGMGVGAALEVHVTCLINSLCHIWGTRTWKTNDTSRNVWWLSVFSFGESWHNNHHAFESSARQGLEWWQIDISWYIVRFLEIIGLATDVKVPTEAQRRRMAIVR
- the LOC104700329 gene encoding delta-9 acyl-lipid desaturase 2 isoform X3 translates to MSVTSTVEENHRKNPSSSPVEKKKRRWVFWDRRWRRLDYVKFSASFIVHSLALLAPFYFTWSALWVTFLFYTIGGLGITVSYHRNLAHRSFKVPKWLEYLLAYCALLAIQGDPIDWVSTHRYHHQFTDSERDPHSPKEGFWFSHLLWIYDSAYLVSKCGKRANVEDLKRQWFYRFLQKTVMFHILGLGCILFYLGGMSFVTWGMGVGAALEVHVTCLINSLCHIWGTRTWKTNDTSRNVWWLSVFSFGESWHNNHHAFESSARQGLEWWQIDISWYIVRFLEIIGLATDVKVPTEAQRRRMAIVR